One region of Brassica napus cultivar Da-Ae chromosome A10, Da-Ae, whole genome shotgun sequence genomic DNA includes:
- the LOC111201378 gene encoding 6-phosphofructo-2-kinase/fructose-2,6-bisphosphatase-like isoform X1: MGSGASKNTEEEDDGSNGGGGGGGGQLYVSLKMESSKVQGELTPHVYGSVPVIGSWDPSKALPLQRESASISELSFVVPPDHETLDFKFLLKPKYRDTPCIVEEGENRLLTGGSLQGDARVALFKLEGDVILEFRVFINADRVSPFDLAASWRAYRENFQPSTVRGIPDVSINPDSTVVENCPSESLELDLEHYEVPAPAPSAHSSLVYAADNAENPRSLSASGSFVNDNTPKAASNSPKDSGVSADGSPSAKEMKVIVPDSSDTYSASGVVSPFQQKDGQRGLFVDRGVGSPRLAKSVSASSFSVDLKVDAQTKNSMPAAAGAVAAAAVADQMLGPKEDSHLAIVLVGLPARGKTFTAAKLTRYLRWLGHDTKHFNVGKYRRLKHGVNVAADFFRGDNPEGVEARTEVAALAMEDMIGWMQDGGQVGIFDATNSTRVRRNMLMKMAEGKCKIIFLETLCNDERIIERNIRLKIQQSPDYAEGTDFEAGVRDFRDRLANYEKVYEPVEEGSYIKMIDMVSGNGGQIQVNNISGYLPGRIVFFLVNTHLTPRPILLTRHGESMDNVRGRTGGDSVISESGKIYAKKLANFVEKRLKNEKAASIWTSTLQRTILTAGSIVGFPKVQWRALDEINSGVCDGMTYEEIKKIMPEEFESRRKDKLRYRYPRGESYLDVIQRLEPVIIELERQRAPVVVIAHQVIVQTLFIVYCLKPLALVFEEFVDNPLDHVELSDLSMSSPYNWLVLMQAVLRALYAYFADRPLKEIPQIEMPLHTIIEIQMGVSGVQEKRYKLMD; this comes from the exons ATGGGGTCGGGTGCATCGAAGAATACTGAAGAAGAGGACGACGGTTCCaatggcggaggaggaggaggaggaggtcaGCTCTACGTTTCACTCAAAATGGAGAGCTCTAAGGTTCAAGGCGAGCTTACTCCTCACGTCTACGGCTCTGTTCCCGTGATCGGCTCTTGGGATCCTTCCAAAGCT CTTCCGCTGCAACGTGAATCCGCGTCAATCTCGGAGCTGAGCTTCGTTGTTCCTCCTGATCACG AGACTTTGGATTTCAAGTTTTTGTTGAAGCCAAAGTACAGAGACACGCCTTGTATAGTTGAGGAAGGTGAAAATAGGCTTCTCACTGGCGGTTCGTTGCAAGGAGATGCTAGGGTAGCTCTTTTTAAGCTGGAAGGTGATGTGATTCTTGAATTCCGAGTGTTCATCAATGCTGACAGAGTTTCACCGTTTGATCTTGCTGCTAGTTGGCGAGCTTATAGGGAGAACTTTCAGCCTTCTACAGTTCGTGGTATCCCTGATGTCAGTATTAATCCTGATTCAACAGTTGTCGAG AATTGTCCTTCAGAAAGTTTGGAGCTTGATCTTGAGCATTATGAAGTTCCTGCTCCTGCACCTTCTGCACACTCGTCTCTTGTTTATGCGGCTGACAATGCAGAGAATCCACGATCTCTTTCAGCTTCTGGTTCATTTGTTAATGACAATACCCCAAAGGCAGCATCCAATAGTCCTAAAGATTCTGGTGTTAGCGCTGATGGATCGCCATCTGCAAAG GAAATGAAGGTCATTGTTCCCGATTCCTCGGATACTTATTCAGCTTCAGGAGTAGTCTCACCTTTTCAGCAGAAGGATGGTCAAAGAGGACTCTTTGTTGATCGTGGTGTTGGCTCCCCTAGGCTGGCCAAATCTGTTAGCGCAAGCTCCTTTTCGGTTGACCTCAAAGTTGATGCGCAAACCAAG AATTCAATGCCAGCCGCCGCAGGAGCTGTTGCTGCAGCAGCGGTTGCTGATCAAATGCTTGGACCCAAAGAAGATAGTCACCTAGCAATCGTTCTG GTAGGCTTGCCAGCTCGAGGAAAGACTTTTACTGCAGCAAAGTTGACAAGATATCTTCGCTGGTTGGGGCACGATACTAAACATTTTAATGTTGGAAAG TACCGACGGCTAAAACATGGAGTTAACGTG GCTGCTGATTTCTTTCGAGGGGACAATCCAGAAGGTGTAGAGGCACGAACAGAG GTAGCAGCACTTGCAATGGAGGACATGATCGGTTGGATGCAGGATGGTGGTCAA GTCGGAATCTTTGATGCAACTAATAGCACACGAGTTCGCCGGAATATGCTGATGAAAATGGCTGAAGGAAAGTGTAAG ATTATTTTTCTGGAAACACTATGCAATGATGAACGCATTATTGAAAGAAACATACGTCTTAAAATCCAGCAAAGTCCTGATTATGCAGAAGG GACGGATTTTGAAGCTGGAGTGAGAGACTTTAGAGACCGTTTGGCCAATTATGAGAAG GTTTATGAGCCTGTTgaagaaggttcttacatcaAAATGATTGATATGGTCAGCGGTAATGGTGGACAGATACAA GTGAACAATATAAGTGGTTACCTTCCTGGAAGAATTGTATTTTTCTTG GTGAACACGCATCTTACTCCACGACCAATACTACTCACTCGGCATGGAGAAAGTATGGATAATGTTAGAGGCCGAACTGGGGGAGATAGTGTTATAAG TGAATCTGGAAAAATTTATGCAAAGAAACTCGCTAACTTTGTTGAAAAGcgactaaaaaatgaaaaggcTGCTTCG ATTTGGACCAGTACACTTCAGAGAACAATCTTAACAGCAGGTTCCATAGTTGGATTTCCTAAG GTGCAATGGCGTGCGCTGGACGAGATTAATTCTGGAGTTTGCGATGGAATGACATATGAAGAGATAAAGAAGATAATGCCAGAAGAGTTCGA ATCTCGGAGAAAAGACAAATTGCGATACAGATACCCTCGTGGAGAGTCCTACCTTGATGTAATTCAACG GCTCGAACCTGTGATCATTGAGTTAGAACGACAAAGAGCTCCTGTCGTCGTGATAGCTCACCAGGTTATAGTCCAAACTCTGTTTATAGTTTATTGTCTAAAACCATTGGCTCTAGTTTTTGAAGAATTTGTCGACAATCCACTTGATCATGTTGAACTATCTGACTTGTCAATGAGTTCACCTTACAATTGGTTGGTTCTTATGCAGGCCGTTCTGAGGGCCTTATATGCATATTTTGCGGACCGTCCTCTCAAAGAAATACCCCAGATCGAG ATGCCACTTCACACTATCATAGAGATACAAATGGGAGTTTCTGGTGTGCAAGAGAAACGCTACAAGCTCATGGACTGA
- the LOC111201378 gene encoding 6-phosphofructo-2-kinase/fructose-2,6-bisphosphatase-like isoform X3, protein MGSGASKNTEEEDDGSNGGGGGGGGQLYVSLKMESSKVQGELTPHVYGSVPVIGSWDPSKALPLQRESASISELSFVVPPDHETLDFKFLLKPKYRDTPCIVEEGENRLLTGGSLQGDARVALFKLEGDVILEFRVFINADRVSPFDLAASWRAYRENFQPSTVRGIPDVSINPDSTVVENCPSESLELDLEHYEVPAPAPSAHSSLVYAADNAENPRSLSASGSFVNDNTPKAASNSPKDSGVSADGSPSAKEMKVIVPDSSDTYSASGVVSPFQQKDGQRGLFVDRGVGSPRLAKSVSASSFSVDLKVDAQTKNSMPAAAGAVAAAAVADQMLGPKEDSHLAIVLVGLPARGKTFTAAKLTRYLRWLGHDTKHFNVGKYRRLKHGVNVAADFFRGDNPEGVEARTEVAALAMEDMIGWMQDGGQVGIFDATNSTRVRRNMLMKMAEGKCKIIFLETLCNDERIIERNIRLKIQQSPDYAEGTDFEAGVRDFRDRLANYEKVYEPVEEGSYIKMIDMVSGNGGQIQVNNISGYLPGRIVFFLVNTHLTPRPILLTRHGESMDNVRGRTGGDSVISESGKIYAKKLANFVEKRLKNEKAASIWTSTLQRTILTAGSIVGFPKVQWRALDEINSGVCDGMTYEEIKKIMPEEFESRRKDKLRYRYPRGESYLDVIQRLEPVIIELERQRAPVVVIAHQAVLRALYAYFADRPLKEIPQIEMPLHTIIEIQMGVSGVQEKRYKLMD, encoded by the exons ATGGGGTCGGGTGCATCGAAGAATACTGAAGAAGAGGACGACGGTTCCaatggcggaggaggaggaggaggaggtcaGCTCTACGTTTCACTCAAAATGGAGAGCTCTAAGGTTCAAGGCGAGCTTACTCCTCACGTCTACGGCTCTGTTCCCGTGATCGGCTCTTGGGATCCTTCCAAAGCT CTTCCGCTGCAACGTGAATCCGCGTCAATCTCGGAGCTGAGCTTCGTTGTTCCTCCTGATCACG AGACTTTGGATTTCAAGTTTTTGTTGAAGCCAAAGTACAGAGACACGCCTTGTATAGTTGAGGAAGGTGAAAATAGGCTTCTCACTGGCGGTTCGTTGCAAGGAGATGCTAGGGTAGCTCTTTTTAAGCTGGAAGGTGATGTGATTCTTGAATTCCGAGTGTTCATCAATGCTGACAGAGTTTCACCGTTTGATCTTGCTGCTAGTTGGCGAGCTTATAGGGAGAACTTTCAGCCTTCTACAGTTCGTGGTATCCCTGATGTCAGTATTAATCCTGATTCAACAGTTGTCGAG AATTGTCCTTCAGAAAGTTTGGAGCTTGATCTTGAGCATTATGAAGTTCCTGCTCCTGCACCTTCTGCACACTCGTCTCTTGTTTATGCGGCTGACAATGCAGAGAATCCACGATCTCTTTCAGCTTCTGGTTCATTTGTTAATGACAATACCCCAAAGGCAGCATCCAATAGTCCTAAAGATTCTGGTGTTAGCGCTGATGGATCGCCATCTGCAAAG GAAATGAAGGTCATTGTTCCCGATTCCTCGGATACTTATTCAGCTTCAGGAGTAGTCTCACCTTTTCAGCAGAAGGATGGTCAAAGAGGACTCTTTGTTGATCGTGGTGTTGGCTCCCCTAGGCTGGCCAAATCTGTTAGCGCAAGCTCCTTTTCGGTTGACCTCAAAGTTGATGCGCAAACCAAG AATTCAATGCCAGCCGCCGCAGGAGCTGTTGCTGCAGCAGCGGTTGCTGATCAAATGCTTGGACCCAAAGAAGATAGTCACCTAGCAATCGTTCTG GTAGGCTTGCCAGCTCGAGGAAAGACTTTTACTGCAGCAAAGTTGACAAGATATCTTCGCTGGTTGGGGCACGATACTAAACATTTTAATGTTGGAAAG TACCGACGGCTAAAACATGGAGTTAACGTG GCTGCTGATTTCTTTCGAGGGGACAATCCAGAAGGTGTAGAGGCACGAACAGAG GTAGCAGCACTTGCAATGGAGGACATGATCGGTTGGATGCAGGATGGTGGTCAA GTCGGAATCTTTGATGCAACTAATAGCACACGAGTTCGCCGGAATATGCTGATGAAAATGGCTGAAGGAAAGTGTAAG ATTATTTTTCTGGAAACACTATGCAATGATGAACGCATTATTGAAAGAAACATACGTCTTAAAATCCAGCAAAGTCCTGATTATGCAGAAGG GACGGATTTTGAAGCTGGAGTGAGAGACTTTAGAGACCGTTTGGCCAATTATGAGAAG GTTTATGAGCCTGTTgaagaaggttcttacatcaAAATGATTGATATGGTCAGCGGTAATGGTGGACAGATACAA GTGAACAATATAAGTGGTTACCTTCCTGGAAGAATTGTATTTTTCTTG GTGAACACGCATCTTACTCCACGACCAATACTACTCACTCGGCATGGAGAAAGTATGGATAATGTTAGAGGCCGAACTGGGGGAGATAGTGTTATAAG TGAATCTGGAAAAATTTATGCAAAGAAACTCGCTAACTTTGTTGAAAAGcgactaaaaaatgaaaaggcTGCTTCG ATTTGGACCAGTACACTTCAGAGAACAATCTTAACAGCAGGTTCCATAGTTGGATTTCCTAAG GTGCAATGGCGTGCGCTGGACGAGATTAATTCTGGAGTTTGCGATGGAATGACATATGAAGAGATAAAGAAGATAATGCCAGAAGAGTTCGA ATCTCGGAGAAAAGACAAATTGCGATACAGATACCCTCGTGGAGAGTCCTACCTTGATGTAATTCAACG GCTCGAACCTGTGATCATTGAGTTAGAACGACAAAGAGCTCCTGTCGTCGTGATAGCTCACCAG GCCGTTCTGAGGGCCTTATATGCATATTTTGCGGACCGTCCTCTCAAAGAAATACCCCAGATCGAG ATGCCACTTCACACTATCATAGAGATACAAATGGGAGTTTCTGGTGTGCAAGAGAAACGCTACAAGCTCATGGACTGA
- the LOC111201378 gene encoding 6-phosphofructo-2-kinase/fructose-2,6-bisphosphatase-like isoform X4 produces MLGWRAYRENFQPSTVRGIPDVSINPDSTVVENCPSESLELDLEHYEVPAPAPSAHSSLVYAADNAENPRSLSASGSFVNDNTPKAASNSPKDSGVSADGSPSAKEMKVIVPDSSDTYSASGVVSPFQQKDGQRGLFVDRGVGSPRLAKSVSASSFSVDLKVDAQTKNSMPAAAGAVAAAAVADQMLGPKEDSHLAIVLVGLPARGKTFTAAKLTRYLRWLGHDTKHFNVGKYRRLKHGVNVAADFFRGDNPEGVEARTEVAALAMEDMIGWMQDGGQVGIFDATNSTRVRRNMLMKMAEGKCKIIFLETLCNDERIIERNIRLKIQQSPDYAEGTDFEAGVRDFRDRLANYEKVYEPVEEGSYIKMIDMVSGNGGQIQVNNISGYLPGRIVFFLVNTHLTPRPILLTRHGESMDNVRGRTGGDSVISESGKIYAKKLANFVEKRLKNEKAASIWTSTLQRTILTAGSIVGFPKVQWRALDEINSGVCDGMTYEEIKKIMPEEFESRRKDKLRYRYPRGESYLDVIQRLEPVIIELERQRAPVVVIAHQVIVQTLFIVYCLKPLALVFEEFVDNPLDHVELSDLSMSSPYNWLVLMQAVLRALYAYFADRPLKEIPQIEMPLHTIIEIQMGVSGVQEKRYKLMD; encoded by the exons ATGCTAGG TTGGCGAGCTTATAGGGAGAACTTTCAGCCTTCTACAGTTCGTGGTATCCCTGATGTCAGTATTAATCCTGATTCAACAGTTGTCGAG AATTGTCCTTCAGAAAGTTTGGAGCTTGATCTTGAGCATTATGAAGTTCCTGCTCCTGCACCTTCTGCACACTCGTCTCTTGTTTATGCGGCTGACAATGCAGAGAATCCACGATCTCTTTCAGCTTCTGGTTCATTTGTTAATGACAATACCCCAAAGGCAGCATCCAATAGTCCTAAAGATTCTGGTGTTAGCGCTGATGGATCGCCATCTGCAAAG GAAATGAAGGTCATTGTTCCCGATTCCTCGGATACTTATTCAGCTTCAGGAGTAGTCTCACCTTTTCAGCAGAAGGATGGTCAAAGAGGACTCTTTGTTGATCGTGGTGTTGGCTCCCCTAGGCTGGCCAAATCTGTTAGCGCAAGCTCCTTTTCGGTTGACCTCAAAGTTGATGCGCAAACCAAG AATTCAATGCCAGCCGCCGCAGGAGCTGTTGCTGCAGCAGCGGTTGCTGATCAAATGCTTGGACCCAAAGAAGATAGTCACCTAGCAATCGTTCTG GTAGGCTTGCCAGCTCGAGGAAAGACTTTTACTGCAGCAAAGTTGACAAGATATCTTCGCTGGTTGGGGCACGATACTAAACATTTTAATGTTGGAAAG TACCGACGGCTAAAACATGGAGTTAACGTG GCTGCTGATTTCTTTCGAGGGGACAATCCAGAAGGTGTAGAGGCACGAACAGAG GTAGCAGCACTTGCAATGGAGGACATGATCGGTTGGATGCAGGATGGTGGTCAA GTCGGAATCTTTGATGCAACTAATAGCACACGAGTTCGCCGGAATATGCTGATGAAAATGGCTGAAGGAAAGTGTAAG ATTATTTTTCTGGAAACACTATGCAATGATGAACGCATTATTGAAAGAAACATACGTCTTAAAATCCAGCAAAGTCCTGATTATGCAGAAGG GACGGATTTTGAAGCTGGAGTGAGAGACTTTAGAGACCGTTTGGCCAATTATGAGAAG GTTTATGAGCCTGTTgaagaaggttcttacatcaAAATGATTGATATGGTCAGCGGTAATGGTGGACAGATACAA GTGAACAATATAAGTGGTTACCTTCCTGGAAGAATTGTATTTTTCTTG GTGAACACGCATCTTACTCCACGACCAATACTACTCACTCGGCATGGAGAAAGTATGGATAATGTTAGAGGCCGAACTGGGGGAGATAGTGTTATAAG TGAATCTGGAAAAATTTATGCAAAGAAACTCGCTAACTTTGTTGAAAAGcgactaaaaaatgaaaaggcTGCTTCG ATTTGGACCAGTACACTTCAGAGAACAATCTTAACAGCAGGTTCCATAGTTGGATTTCCTAAG GTGCAATGGCGTGCGCTGGACGAGATTAATTCTGGAGTTTGCGATGGAATGACATATGAAGAGATAAAGAAGATAATGCCAGAAGAGTTCGA ATCTCGGAGAAAAGACAAATTGCGATACAGATACCCTCGTGGAGAGTCCTACCTTGATGTAATTCAACG GCTCGAACCTGTGATCATTGAGTTAGAACGACAAAGAGCTCCTGTCGTCGTGATAGCTCACCAGGTTATAGTCCAAACTCTGTTTATAGTTTATTGTCTAAAACCATTGGCTCTAGTTTTTGAAGAATTTGTCGACAATCCACTTGATCATGTTGAACTATCTGACTTGTCAATGAGTTCACCTTACAATTGGTTGGTTCTTATGCAGGCCGTTCTGAGGGCCTTATATGCATATTTTGCGGACCGTCCTCTCAAAGAAATACCCCAGATCGAG ATGCCACTTCACACTATCATAGAGATACAAATGGGAGTTTCTGGTGTGCAAGAGAAACGCTACAAGCTCATGGACTGA
- the LOC111201378 gene encoding 6-phosphofructo-2-kinase/fructose-2,6-bisphosphatase-like isoform X5, whose product MLGWRAYRENFQPSTVRGIPDNCPSESLELDLEHYEVPAPAPSAHSSLVYAADNAENPRSLSASGSFVNDNTPKAASNSPKDSGVSADGSPSAKEMKVIVPDSSDTYSASGVVSPFQQKDGQRGLFVDRGVGSPRLAKSVSASSFSVDLKVDAQTKNSMPAAAGAVAAAAVADQMLGPKEDSHLAIVLVGLPARGKTFTAAKLTRYLRWLGHDTKHFNVGKYRRLKHGVNVAADFFRGDNPEGVEARTEVAALAMEDMIGWMQDGGQVGIFDATNSTRVRRNMLMKMAEGKCKIIFLETLCNDERIIERNIRLKIQQSPDYAEGTDFEAGVRDFRDRLANYEKVYEPVEEGSYIKMIDMVSGNGGQIQVNNISGYLPGRIVFFLVNTHLTPRPILLTRHGESMDNVRGRTGGDSVISESGKIYAKKLANFVEKRLKNEKAASIWTSTLQRTILTAGSIVGFPKVQWRALDEINSGVCDGMTYEEIKKIMPEEFESRRKDKLRYRYPRGESYLDVIQRLEPVIIELERQRAPVVVIAHQVIVQTLFIVYCLKPLALVFEEFVDNPLDHVELSDLSMSSPYNWLVLMQAVLRALYAYFADRPLKEIPQIEMPLHTIIEIQMGVSGVQEKRYKLMD is encoded by the exons ATGCTAGG TTGGCGAGCTTATAGGGAGAACTTTCAGCCTTCTACAGTTCGTGGTATCCCTGAT AATTGTCCTTCAGAAAGTTTGGAGCTTGATCTTGAGCATTATGAAGTTCCTGCTCCTGCACCTTCTGCACACTCGTCTCTTGTTTATGCGGCTGACAATGCAGAGAATCCACGATCTCTTTCAGCTTCTGGTTCATTTGTTAATGACAATACCCCAAAGGCAGCATCCAATAGTCCTAAAGATTCTGGTGTTAGCGCTGATGGATCGCCATCTGCAAAG GAAATGAAGGTCATTGTTCCCGATTCCTCGGATACTTATTCAGCTTCAGGAGTAGTCTCACCTTTTCAGCAGAAGGATGGTCAAAGAGGACTCTTTGTTGATCGTGGTGTTGGCTCCCCTAGGCTGGCCAAATCTGTTAGCGCAAGCTCCTTTTCGGTTGACCTCAAAGTTGATGCGCAAACCAAG AATTCAATGCCAGCCGCCGCAGGAGCTGTTGCTGCAGCAGCGGTTGCTGATCAAATGCTTGGACCCAAAGAAGATAGTCACCTAGCAATCGTTCTG GTAGGCTTGCCAGCTCGAGGAAAGACTTTTACTGCAGCAAAGTTGACAAGATATCTTCGCTGGTTGGGGCACGATACTAAACATTTTAATGTTGGAAAG TACCGACGGCTAAAACATGGAGTTAACGTG GCTGCTGATTTCTTTCGAGGGGACAATCCAGAAGGTGTAGAGGCACGAACAGAG GTAGCAGCACTTGCAATGGAGGACATGATCGGTTGGATGCAGGATGGTGGTCAA GTCGGAATCTTTGATGCAACTAATAGCACACGAGTTCGCCGGAATATGCTGATGAAAATGGCTGAAGGAAAGTGTAAG ATTATTTTTCTGGAAACACTATGCAATGATGAACGCATTATTGAAAGAAACATACGTCTTAAAATCCAGCAAAGTCCTGATTATGCAGAAGG GACGGATTTTGAAGCTGGAGTGAGAGACTTTAGAGACCGTTTGGCCAATTATGAGAAG GTTTATGAGCCTGTTgaagaaggttcttacatcaAAATGATTGATATGGTCAGCGGTAATGGTGGACAGATACAA GTGAACAATATAAGTGGTTACCTTCCTGGAAGAATTGTATTTTTCTTG GTGAACACGCATCTTACTCCACGACCAATACTACTCACTCGGCATGGAGAAAGTATGGATAATGTTAGAGGCCGAACTGGGGGAGATAGTGTTATAAG TGAATCTGGAAAAATTTATGCAAAGAAACTCGCTAACTTTGTTGAAAAGcgactaaaaaatgaaaaggcTGCTTCG ATTTGGACCAGTACACTTCAGAGAACAATCTTAACAGCAGGTTCCATAGTTGGATTTCCTAAG GTGCAATGGCGTGCGCTGGACGAGATTAATTCTGGAGTTTGCGATGGAATGACATATGAAGAGATAAAGAAGATAATGCCAGAAGAGTTCGA ATCTCGGAGAAAAGACAAATTGCGATACAGATACCCTCGTGGAGAGTCCTACCTTGATGTAATTCAACG GCTCGAACCTGTGATCATTGAGTTAGAACGACAAAGAGCTCCTGTCGTCGTGATAGCTCACCAGGTTATAGTCCAAACTCTGTTTATAGTTTATTGTCTAAAACCATTGGCTCTAGTTTTTGAAGAATTTGTCGACAATCCACTTGATCATGTTGAACTATCTGACTTGTCAATGAGTTCACCTTACAATTGGTTGGTTCTTATGCAGGCCGTTCTGAGGGCCTTATATGCATATTTTGCGGACCGTCCTCTCAAAGAAATACCCCAGATCGAG ATGCCACTTCACACTATCATAGAGATACAAATGGGAGTTTCTGGTGTGCAAGAGAAACGCTACAAGCTCATGGACTGA
- the LOC111201378 gene encoding 6-phosphofructo-2-kinase/fructose-2,6-bisphosphatase-like isoform X2: MGSGASKNTEEEDDGSNGGGGGGGGQLYVSLKMESSKVQGELTPHVYGSVPVIGSWDPSKALPLQRESASISELSFVVPPDHETLDFKFLLKPKYRDTPCIVEEGENRLLTGGSLQGDARVALFKLEGDVILEFRVFINADRVSPFDLAASWRAYRENFQPSTVRGIPDNCPSESLELDLEHYEVPAPAPSAHSSLVYAADNAENPRSLSASGSFVNDNTPKAASNSPKDSGVSADGSPSAKEMKVIVPDSSDTYSASGVVSPFQQKDGQRGLFVDRGVGSPRLAKSVSASSFSVDLKVDAQTKNSMPAAAGAVAAAAVADQMLGPKEDSHLAIVLVGLPARGKTFTAAKLTRYLRWLGHDTKHFNVGKYRRLKHGVNVAADFFRGDNPEGVEARTEVAALAMEDMIGWMQDGGQVGIFDATNSTRVRRNMLMKMAEGKCKIIFLETLCNDERIIERNIRLKIQQSPDYAEGTDFEAGVRDFRDRLANYEKVYEPVEEGSYIKMIDMVSGNGGQIQVNNISGYLPGRIVFFLVNTHLTPRPILLTRHGESMDNVRGRTGGDSVISESGKIYAKKLANFVEKRLKNEKAASIWTSTLQRTILTAGSIVGFPKVQWRALDEINSGVCDGMTYEEIKKIMPEEFESRRKDKLRYRYPRGESYLDVIQRLEPVIIELERQRAPVVVIAHQVIVQTLFIVYCLKPLALVFEEFVDNPLDHVELSDLSMSSPYNWLVLMQAVLRALYAYFADRPLKEIPQIEMPLHTIIEIQMGVSGVQEKRYKLMD; encoded by the exons ATGGGGTCGGGTGCATCGAAGAATACTGAAGAAGAGGACGACGGTTCCaatggcggaggaggaggaggaggaggtcaGCTCTACGTTTCACTCAAAATGGAGAGCTCTAAGGTTCAAGGCGAGCTTACTCCTCACGTCTACGGCTCTGTTCCCGTGATCGGCTCTTGGGATCCTTCCAAAGCT CTTCCGCTGCAACGTGAATCCGCGTCAATCTCGGAGCTGAGCTTCGTTGTTCCTCCTGATCACG AGACTTTGGATTTCAAGTTTTTGTTGAAGCCAAAGTACAGAGACACGCCTTGTATAGTTGAGGAAGGTGAAAATAGGCTTCTCACTGGCGGTTCGTTGCAAGGAGATGCTAGGGTAGCTCTTTTTAAGCTGGAAGGTGATGTGATTCTTGAATTCCGAGTGTTCATCAATGCTGACAGAGTTTCACCGTTTGATCTTGCTGCTAGTTGGCGAGCTTATAGGGAGAACTTTCAGCCTTCTACAGTTCGTGGTATCCCTGAT AATTGTCCTTCAGAAAGTTTGGAGCTTGATCTTGAGCATTATGAAGTTCCTGCTCCTGCACCTTCTGCACACTCGTCTCTTGTTTATGCGGCTGACAATGCAGAGAATCCACGATCTCTTTCAGCTTCTGGTTCATTTGTTAATGACAATACCCCAAAGGCAGCATCCAATAGTCCTAAAGATTCTGGTGTTAGCGCTGATGGATCGCCATCTGCAAAG GAAATGAAGGTCATTGTTCCCGATTCCTCGGATACTTATTCAGCTTCAGGAGTAGTCTCACCTTTTCAGCAGAAGGATGGTCAAAGAGGACTCTTTGTTGATCGTGGTGTTGGCTCCCCTAGGCTGGCCAAATCTGTTAGCGCAAGCTCCTTTTCGGTTGACCTCAAAGTTGATGCGCAAACCAAG AATTCAATGCCAGCCGCCGCAGGAGCTGTTGCTGCAGCAGCGGTTGCTGATCAAATGCTTGGACCCAAAGAAGATAGTCACCTAGCAATCGTTCTG GTAGGCTTGCCAGCTCGAGGAAAGACTTTTACTGCAGCAAAGTTGACAAGATATCTTCGCTGGTTGGGGCACGATACTAAACATTTTAATGTTGGAAAG TACCGACGGCTAAAACATGGAGTTAACGTG GCTGCTGATTTCTTTCGAGGGGACAATCCAGAAGGTGTAGAGGCACGAACAGAG GTAGCAGCACTTGCAATGGAGGACATGATCGGTTGGATGCAGGATGGTGGTCAA GTCGGAATCTTTGATGCAACTAATAGCACACGAGTTCGCCGGAATATGCTGATGAAAATGGCTGAAGGAAAGTGTAAG ATTATTTTTCTGGAAACACTATGCAATGATGAACGCATTATTGAAAGAAACATACGTCTTAAAATCCAGCAAAGTCCTGATTATGCAGAAGG GACGGATTTTGAAGCTGGAGTGAGAGACTTTAGAGACCGTTTGGCCAATTATGAGAAG GTTTATGAGCCTGTTgaagaaggttcttacatcaAAATGATTGATATGGTCAGCGGTAATGGTGGACAGATACAA GTGAACAATATAAGTGGTTACCTTCCTGGAAGAATTGTATTTTTCTTG GTGAACACGCATCTTACTCCACGACCAATACTACTCACTCGGCATGGAGAAAGTATGGATAATGTTAGAGGCCGAACTGGGGGAGATAGTGTTATAAG TGAATCTGGAAAAATTTATGCAAAGAAACTCGCTAACTTTGTTGAAAAGcgactaaaaaatgaaaaggcTGCTTCG ATTTGGACCAGTACACTTCAGAGAACAATCTTAACAGCAGGTTCCATAGTTGGATTTCCTAAG GTGCAATGGCGTGCGCTGGACGAGATTAATTCTGGAGTTTGCGATGGAATGACATATGAAGAGATAAAGAAGATAATGCCAGAAGAGTTCGA ATCTCGGAGAAAAGACAAATTGCGATACAGATACCCTCGTGGAGAGTCCTACCTTGATGTAATTCAACG GCTCGAACCTGTGATCATTGAGTTAGAACGACAAAGAGCTCCTGTCGTCGTGATAGCTCACCAGGTTATAGTCCAAACTCTGTTTATAGTTTATTGTCTAAAACCATTGGCTCTAGTTTTTGAAGAATTTGTCGACAATCCACTTGATCATGTTGAACTATCTGACTTGTCAATGAGTTCACCTTACAATTGGTTGGTTCTTATGCAGGCCGTTCTGAGGGCCTTATATGCATATTTTGCGGACCGTCCTCTCAAAGAAATACCCCAGATCGAG ATGCCACTTCACACTATCATAGAGATACAAATGGGAGTTTCTGGTGTGCAAGAGAAACGCTACAAGCTCATGGACTGA